The sequence TCGGTTCAGACAGATCTTAAGAAGTTGCTCGCTTTTTCCACAATTGAAAATATAGGTATTCTTAGTATGGCTTTAGGAAGTGCCTTTCTGGCAAGGTTCTGGCAGAATGAATGGGCAATGAATTTGGCCCTTATTGCATTTTTTTGGCATTCTCTTCAGCATATGCTTTTCAAAACTTTGCTCTTTATGAGTGCCGGAAATATTATTCAGGCAACACATACCAGAAACCTAGAACAATTGGGCGGCTTGCTCAAACGTATGCCGAAGACAGGTTTTGGAGCCCTTATTGGAGTAATAGGGATCACCGCTTTACCTCCTCTGGGGGGATTCTGGGGAGAATTAATGATTTTTCAATCCCTATGGCTCAATACCATACATCTTGCTAATGGTTGGAGTAAAGCCGTCTTGCCCTTGTTTATTGGAGTCCTCGCCTTAGTAGGGGGATTATCCATGGCCACTTTTGTGAAGTGGTTTGGGATTGCTTTCCTTGGACAAGCCCGTTCGAATGTGGCTGATAAAGCTAGAGAGGTACAGCCTGTTCAATATGTCGCTCCATTTATCATCATTATTTTAGCGGTTTTAACTGTGCTTTGGCCCTCTGCTACCTTAGCCTTAATCAATTTTCCGCTCTTAGTTTTGAAAAACGGTGAAGTATCTGGGTTAGGATCAGTCGTAGAAAACTCGATCCATATGGCTTCCGTTTATTTGATAATTTTTACGTTACTCACATTAGTTGTTTTTACTTTAAGCAAACGAGGGAAACAGAGAGTTACAGCGACTTGGAACTGTGGTTCCCCTTTAACCCTTGATATGCAGTATAGTGCCACTGGATTAACCAAACCTATTCGGATTCTGTTTGCTAAAGCAATGGGTTCTCATCGACAAGTTGAACGGGATTTTGCTGGAACTCGTTATAGTTTGCGTTCGTTGAGCTATGAAGGGGAAATTAAAGCTACTTTTGAGGATTACTTCTATCGACCTTTAATTCGAGGATTGCTTTGGTTGGCAGCTCAAATTCGCAAACTGCAAGAAGGAAGTATTCATTTATACTTAGGGTACCTTTTGCTGACAGTGATCGTCGTTTTATTTTTAGGACGCTAGGAGGGAAGATATTGGACGGATCATTAGTGTTTTCAACCCGTTTGGTCATGGGCTTGGGACATATACTCTTAATTTTAATTGCTGCTCCGCTTCTTCAAGGATTCATTAAAAAAAGTAAAGCCTTCTGGCAGATGAGACAGGGCCCATCGATTCTTCAACCTTATCGAGATTTGAGAAAATTGATGAAGAAGGAAGAACTAATCTCAGAACATGCCTCGGGGATCTTTTTTCTGACTCCGCGGATTGTTCTCGCATGCATGTTAATGGCGGGGCTTGTTATTCCAAATGTTTGGGGATGGGCACCTTTAAGCGGTTGGGGGGATCTTTTTGTATTTGGTGCAAGCCTTGGTTTAGCCCGATTGTTTTTAACCCTTTCAGGCTTAGAGGGGGCAGGAACTTTCGGGGGGATGGGTTCTAGTCGAGAACTCTTTGTAGGATTATTAACGGAGCCGCCATTGCTTCTGGGGTTGATTGTTTTAGCTTTTATCTCTAATACAACCTCCTTACAAGGGATAACCTCCGGACTGGAGAGTGTGCCTCTCATTTTTGTCCCGCGATTATTAGCAGTAATAGCTTTGGTCATCGTTTGTATTGCAGAGATGGGTCGGATTCCAGTCGATAACCCAGATACCCATTTAGAACTAACCATGATTCACGAAGGAATGTTGCTGGAGTATACCGGTTCATCCCTAGCTTTGCTAAATTTTGCCGAGCAGATCAAGCAACTTTTGCTGATTAGCTTATTGACTCAAATTGTATTGCCGAGCGGGTTGATCTGGGGGAGTGAAGGTTTTTTAGGAATCCTCTCGGCTTTGGGTTTTGCTGGAGTTAAGATTGCTGTTTTCGGATTCTTTTTTGCCACAGTAGAAAGTGTCTTTGTTAAGAAGCGCCTTTTCTTACTTCCTAATTATTTGGCAACCAGCACTGCCTTCGCAATTTTGGCCTTGGTATCACTTTGGTTTATATAAGGGGGTTATGAAGTGCAAAGTGATTTTGTAAATGAGCTTAATTTATTACTGATTGTGCTTTTAACGAGTGGATTGAGTATTGTCTATAGCGCGAAGGTTAAAACAGCCCTCAACTTGTGGACTTTGCAGACTTTGGCTGTTTCTATTCTTATCTTAGCACAAGGGATCTATTATCATGAACTGGACGTAATCATTGTGGGAACCCTGTTGTTAATTGGCAAGGTCGGAGTTATTCCTGTACTTTTAGGACGTGTCTTGAAAAAGTCCAAGACTGAGTGGGTAGGGGAAATATATTTAAAGCGCACTTCTTCCTTAGTGGTTGCCGGAGCCTTAACTCTCATTGCCTATGAAGTGACGGAACCATTGATAGTACTGCAACCAAGCTTTCGTAACGGTTTAGCTGTTGGCTTAGCCTTAATCTTTTATGGCCTGCTGCTAATGATGATCCGCAAAGTCGCAATAGTACAGGTTTTAGGAATCTTGCTTGTTGATAATGGAATATTCCTAGCAGGATTTTTCTTGACCCAAGGGATGCCTTTGTTGATAGAGCTGGGAAGTATGTTTGATATCCTAGTCGGGATTTTAGTAATTGCGATTCTGACTAAGCAAATGCTGGAGAATTATGATTCTCTAAATGTTGATCACATGAGGTCATTGAAAGGATAGTATGCGATGTTTATTGGAGTGGGAATAATCGCGGCAGTTGGCATGCTGATGTCGTCAAAGGGCATCTACTTAAAACTATGGAATTGTACGGCACTTGTTTTATTAGCTGTGACCGGTGGATGGACCATAAGACAAACCTTAAGCCAAGGGACATACGGAGATCGATCTGGCCTTTTATATTGGGATGCCTTGAGCGCTTTGCTGCTAAGCGTCATAATCATAATTGCGGTGTATGTTATTTTATTTTCTTTGGGGTACATGGAAAAAGAAGTACTGGAGAAGAAACTGCTTAGAAAAAGTTTGAAGTGGTATTATTTCTGGATATGGATCTTTATCGCAACAATGCTTATAGTTGTCAGTACACCTAACTTAGGGATTATTTGGGTAGGAATTGAGATGACGACCATAGCCACGACTCTTATAGTTGGATTCTATCGAAACAAACAGGCAGTTGAAGCTGCTTGGAAATATGTGGTCTTGTGCACGGTAGGAATCAGCTTTGCTTTGCTGGGAACAATGTTGCTTTTTGCCGCGGCTGCACCGCTCTTGAATCTAAGTTTAAGCGCCTTGGATTGGCGATTGCTCCCACAAGTTGCCAATCAACTAGACCAGAATTTTCTGCGTTTGGGTGTTATATTTGCAGTTGTTGGTTATGGGGCAAAGGTGGGATTAGTTCCAATGCATGCTTGGCTCCCTGATGCCCATAGTCAAGCACCCTCTCCGGTTAGTGCCTTACTCTCCGCTGTTCTGCTTAATTGTGCTCTTTATGCAATTTTACGTTGGTATACTTTAGCTCGTCTGACCTCTCTGGGCTCAGATTTCATGGGTACGATCCTGATGAGCTTTGGATTGTTATCGTTGGCAGTAATGGTTGGATTTATTTTATTGCAAAAAGATATCAAGCGCTTATTGGCCTATTCAAGTGTTGAACACATGGGAATCTTAGCCTTAGGGTTTGGGTTGGGAACTAGGGAAGCAGTCTGGGGAGCGTCTTTACATCTGTTTCTCCATGGTTTAACGAAAGCCAACCTCTTTGTTATTATAGGAAATTTAGTGCAGAAAACTGGAACAAGACAAATCCCTAGGATTCGTGGGATATTGAAAGTTTACCCTTACACAGGGATCATTATGGTTTTAGGATTATTAGCGATCACTGGAACTCCTCCTTTTGGAACTTTCAGGTCAGAGCTGAGTATCCTTTCCGGGCTGTATAAAACAGGACATCCAATCTTGGGCTTTTTGGCCATTTTATGCCTCACAATAGTTTTTGCAGGTTTCCTCTTTCATTTTCTCCAGATGCTCTTTGGAAAGCCGAGAGGGCATTATCACCCTGGAGAGAGTATTAGTACTCTAGCTCTGGCAATCCCGCTTTTAGTAGTCCTTTTTCTAGGTTTGTTCATTCCCCATAGCCTTAATGAGACCCTAAATCAAGTTGTCAAAGTCATATTGGGAGGAGTATAGGATGCAAGGCTTAAGGGAGTATTTACAGAGTTACCCTGATATCGAGATTCTTAAATGGGAAAAACAAGAGGGAATTGTCTCACTGCCTCCCCATGATTTTTCAGATCTATTGACCTATTGTTTAGCTGTGAAGCCCCGGCCAATTTGGTTAACTCATGTTGTCAATGACGAGCGACAGTTGGGAAATGGTTTTTCCATCTATTTAGTGCTTCATTTTCCTGGAAAGGATTTTTCACTCACTTTTGTGGCAAAAGGGATTACTGTCGAATTTCCTTCACTTACCTCAATTTTACCGGCTTTGAATTGGTCGGAACGAGAAGCTCAAGATCTCTTCGGTTTGCTCGCTGACGGACATCCTGATCCTCGCCCGCTGGTATTACATCCGGGCTGGCCTAAGGGGTTCTATCCTTTACGTAAGGATTTTCAAGCTGAGCAAGAATCTAAGGGGTTTAAATCAGCACCTTTAGTCTTTCCGGAAGGCCATGGCGATGGCTTATTTGAAATTCCAGTTGGCCCAATTCATGCTGGAATTATTGAACCGGGGCATTTTCGGTTTTATACCCTTGGAGAAGCTGTTCTCCACTTAGAGGCCCAACTCTTTTTTACGCATAAGGGAATTGAGAAGCTCCTTGAAGGTAAAAGCATAGCAGAAGGTTTAGGCATCATAGAACGGGTTTGTGGAGTATGCACGGTCAGTCATTCTCTCGCTTATTGTCAGGCGGTTGAAAAACTTGCTCAATTGGAAGCTCCTTATTCTGTCTTAATATGGAGAACAATTCTGGCGGAATTGGAACGAGTTTATAATCATATAGGGGATATCGGTAATATGTGTGCCGGAGTCGGCTTTGCTTTAGGGAATGCCAATGGTCTGCAATGTAAGGAAAGGCTCCAACGCCTAAATCTAGAATTCTTTGGTCACCGATTTTTAAGGGGTACGGTGGTTCCCGGGGGCGTTAAATCAATCCCTACACTTAAGGAATCTCAAAGGATTTTAAAACAACTCATTGGACTAGCCAGCGATTTTGAAGAATGGATACCTTTGCTGCTCAAACACGACGGCTTTCGTCAAAGGGCTATCACGACTGGAATATTAAAGTCAGAAAGTGCAATGGATTTAGGAGTTACTGGGCCAGCCGCCCGGGCCTCGGGTTTACGTTATGATTGGCGAGAACTTCATGCCCATTTGGTATACCCAGAGCTGAAGGTTAAAGCTATGGTCGAAAACGAGGGAGATGTTTGGTCAAGGTTGATGGTTAGGGTCGAGGAAACAAGGGAAAGTTTCCGGTTTCTAAGAGAGTTATTGCAAAAAGGGTGGATGGAATCAGAGGTTCTAGATGTCAATCCAAAGGCCCTTGAAGAAAATATGATGATTCCTTGGCAGCCAGCTTGGGGATGTGTTGAGTCTCCTCGAGGAACTGATGTTGTCTGGCTCATGTTGGATGACAACAATAAAATTTACCGCTGCCGAATTCGATCAGCAAGCTATGCCAACTGGCCGGCAGTACCTCTGACGGTGCCAGGCAATATTGTCCCGGATTTTCCATTAATCAATAAAAGTTTTGAATTGTGCTATAGCTGCTGTGACCGCTAGTTGAAAAGGGGAAGATAACATGTGGAGTTTGTTGCTCCGAAAACTGAAAATAGGGCGTCTCACAGAAAAGGGCGGGCTTGTAATAACAGCGCCAAAGCCGTCTAATTTACCTAAAGAATTTAGACAATCTTTGCAAATTCGTCATCTGGATTGTGGCTCTTGTAATGGGTGTGATTGGGAAATTACAGCTCTTATTAATTCGGTCTATGACCTTCAGCATTACGGAATTGACTTTGTAGCTTCCCCACGTCATGCAGACCTCTTAATGTGTACAGGGCCTGGCTCTACTCAATTATTAAAAGCAGCTCATGAGACCTATGAAGCTATGGCCAAACCAAAATGGGTCATGGCGGTGGGGGATTGTGCCATAGATGGCGGGGTATTTAAGGATGGGTATGCCAGTGAAAAAGGTATCGGTGGAGTATTATCGGTGGATTTTAAGGTTCCGGGTTGCCCACCTTCACCAAAAGATATAATTTCTGCTTTGCTGGAATTTATGGGCAAACGAATTTGAACTTGGGGCAAATAGAACGTAAAGTCAATCGAAAAAAACTCCCGTAAATAAATTAATCCCTGGCAGTTCAAGTTGAACTGTCAGGGATTAATTTGTTTTAGTCAAGTAATTCAATCTAACTGAAAAGGATAAAAGTTAAGTTTAAACCTGAATATCCAGCTCTTTTATCTTGCGGTAGAGTGTATTTCGTCCAATCCCCAATATTTTTGCGGCGGGGGCAATTTTCCCTCTGGTTTGGGTTAAGGCGTAGAGGATTGTTTGCTTAGTTTGTTGATATAGTAAAGTTTCGGTTGTACACTCGGATTTTGAATCTTTCTGAATAAGTTCGTCAGGCAAGTTTTCCACGGTTAGAATCGAGCTGTCAGCCAAAGCAACCATGCTTTCAATACAGTTTTCCAGTTCACGGACATTTCCGGGCCAGGAGTGAGCCAATAAATAAGAATAGACGTCTTCATCAATCCCCAAGGGTTGGCCATTAAATGATTCGCAGGCTTTGCGAATAAAGTGGGGGACTAATTCTCTTATGTCTTCACTACGTTCGCGTAAGGGGGGTAGTTCTAAAGTGACAACTTTCAGACGATAATATAGATCTAAGCGAAAGAGTTCCTTTTCAACGAGAGCGTTGAGGTTTTTATGCGTCGCGGTAATCACCCGAACATTAATCTTTTTGGCTTTAATATCTCCAATTCGAGAAACTTCCTTTTCTTGAAGTACTCTAAGGAGCGCCACCTGAACGTTCAAAGGCATATCACCAATTTCATCAAGGAAAATAGTTCCTTTGTCTGCTAATTCGAACTTTCCGGGTTTCCCCCCACGGCGGGCTCCCGTGAAGGCACCCTCAACATAGCCAAATAGTTCACTTTCAATCAGTGTGGGAGACAGTGAAGCACAGTTTAAAGCAACAAAAGGACCTTCTCGACGTGGACTGAGTTGATGAATTGATTTAGCGATTATTTCTTTTCCCGTGCCACTTTCACCATGGATGAGAACGGAAGAATGGGTTGCGGCTACTCTCGAAGCTTGTTCCAGAATTCGTTGCGACGCTCGACTGCGTCCGACCCATAAGGTATTTGCTGGGGCTCGATGATTGCTTTGTAGAGTTCCGACTGCTCCTAATGGTTCGCCGGCATCGTTGACCACACGCTTTAAGTGTGAGGATATTTCTTTTCCCGTCCGATCCTTTAAATGCAGATCTAGAGAATGTCCGCTTAACATCCACCCTTTTGGAGAACTGAAGATATCAGCTGCCGGTCTGCCTATGATGTCTGTTTGTCTTCGCCCCAGCAGCGCAGCGCCAAAACTGTTAATGTTTGTGATGATACCATTATTATCAATGGCCAGAAACCCTTGGTGCAATAGGGAGGATGCCAGCTTGGCTCCCTCTTGATAAAACTTTAATTGATTTTCCAGTTCAAACACCTGCAAGTTTTTTTTGATCATACTTGCACCCATCATAGCAATATTTAAAATCTTTTCCTGATCATGATTGGCTTCTCCGCTGATATCTAAGACACCGATAGGTTTCCCCTGGGCATTTTGTATCGGAGCAGCCCAACAGGCTAAAAAGTGATTATCACGCACAAAATGCTCCCAGCCAGACACTGAGGTAGGGGCATTGTCGCGGAGAGCTGTTCCGATGGCGTTAGTTCCGCGAATTTCTTCACTCCAACTAGCACCCGGACTCAGATTGACCCTTTGTGCTTTAGTCATAAAAGGCGCGTCGCCGATGGCTTCAATTATATATCCATCATTATCACCTAACAAAATAGTGTAATTGGTGCTTCCCAGCAGGTCAAAAATGTAGGGTAGAACCGTCTCCCCGGCTCGGATTAGGGCCTCTTTAGCTTCGCGGCGTTCACTGAGCCGCGGCAAAGATAGAATATCCTGATTAGAAATTAGGGTGTGGTCTACACGATACTCTAAGCTTCTTTGCCACGAACGATAGATGGAAGGAGTGACTTCGGATTCAACGCTTTCCCCATTAATGAAACGTTTCCAGTGGTTATCCATAGATCCCTTCCCCATCCTCTCTAGTCATGGAGTTTGTTCCTTACAATTGTCAGAATATCATATCTATTTCGATCAGACAACACCAAAGCTTGAGACAAATTGTTCTATTTTGGAACAAAAATTGGATGCAAATCGATCAAATATGGAGCATTGAGGTCAATAAATGGTAAACTGTCTTACCTAATTGAGCTATTTTCTGGGTTCCTAATACTCACTTAAGTCTCTTTAGCATGATATAAAATATAAATAAACCACAGGCGGATTCTTAAAACACCTGTGGTTTGGTTTCTTTTACTTGAACCAAAGTAACTTCGGCTCTAGACAGTCAAATTATCCTTACTTACCAAAGGAACAGCGGGGATAGATGCAGACGGGACAGTTGAGACAAAGGCCTCCACTTCCTAGCTTGACGATATCCAGGCGTGTCAAACGCTCTCCTGTCATCAAGCGTGGAGCAATTAAGTCAAAGGCCGTCGTCTTAGAATACATTACGCACCCAGGTAATCCCATGATAGGGATTTTTCCAATATAAGCCAGCAAAAACATGGCTCCCGGCAACACGGGGGCACCATAGGTAATAAGCTCTGCGCCCATTTCTTTGATGGCTGTGGGCGTAACATCGTCCGGATCAACAGACATGCCGCCGCTCACTAAGACCATTTCTGCACCTTGATTTAGCTGCTCTCTAATAGAGCTCTGGATCAAGGAAACATCATCATTGGCCAAGGTATGGGCAATAACCTCAGATCCCCAGTTTTCAACCTTAGCACGCAGAACAGGGCCAAATTTATCTTGGATTCGTCCGTGGTAGACTTCACTCCCTGTGGTTACTATGCCCACTTTCGCGTGCTTGAGAGGTCGGACTTCCAGAATAGGTTCTTTAAAGGTTTTAGCAATCCCTTCAGCTTCCTTGATCACGGCCTCATCAATCATCAGGGGTACAACTCGGGTTCCGCCGACTATATCCCCTTTTTTGACCGGATAGTGATTGTGAAGGGTAGATAGAATAACCTGTTCTAATGTATTTAAGGCCAGAATGCCGTCTACAGAAGAATAAAGGAGTCCGTCATGGGCAGCAGTTAAGTTTACTTTTCCTTCCTTAGGTTCGTCGAGAACTAGGCCAGAACCGGCAACGGCTTGGGCAAGGCGCTCCGCAGCTTCATTTTCGTGGATTAAGCCCGGTGTCTGATCCCAAACATAAATATGCTCCTTACCCATACTAAGCAGGACTGAAATATCTTCGTCTCGAACGATATGTCCCTTTCGAAATCGCGGCCCTTTGCTGACCCCGGGGATAATCTGAGTCATATCGTGAATAAGAATAGTGCCAACAGAATCCTTTACCTTGATTTTTTCCATGAAGATATCCTCCAATACATCGTGTAAGGGTGTTCGATTACACCTCACCAGAAGCAGGGAAGAAAAATGTCAGAGTTCAAGGCAGATTGAGGGGAAATCAAGCTGCCCAATTGCATGGTACAGCATTCTTGTCGGATGGTCAAGAGGGAAGTGTTTTGGTGAGAGGATTAGAGAATAGGGAAGAGAGACGAAGTTTTAATAGTCTGAATCATGGCATGATTATTGCAACAATCTTCAAGTAAAGCAAAGTAGAGCAAATTAAATCAAAGTTAACCAAACTTAGGCAAGCGAATTTATAGCCTGCTAAAAAAAGAATGGGAGGAATATTTGTCAGTTGTTTAACAAGTGAGTGGGGAAATTTGCTCTTTTGCTGTCCAGAACATACCAGATATTAGTTCGAAAAATGAAGTCATCAAGCTATAGCACAAACTGGGAGAACAAAAGCAGATTGTAGAGGATTAAGCAAGGAAAAAGGAGAGAAAAGGATGATTAAGAAACATGTCATTATCAACGGTAACCCTCAAACATTAATTGTTGATGGTGAAGTAACTCTAGCCAATGTCTTACGGGGACAACTGCACATGACCGGAACTAAAATAGGCTGTGGTAAGGCTCAATGCGGTGCTTGTTCCGTTATTGTCGATG comes from Desulfosporosinus meridiei DSM 13257 and encodes:
- a CDS encoding proton-conducting transporter membrane subunit codes for the protein MLKMGSRPINRFLSLCILLAGVVLVWGTIVTSHGGDWLVRGLRFFTEEGAGRSLTWKVDGLTIFFLFILLLGQCLSSLYAMGYLKEYEEGNKSLWPFYGAWFLFLGSMVSVLLADDGFTFLLTWEMMSLFSFFLVLYEHENPQNRKAAYIYLIMTHVGTVFLTAATLYLYTKTGSFAFQVWADSSSTLSTSQLNLLFIAFFIGLGTKAGLVPLHIWLPYAHSSAPSPVSSLMSGVMVKVALYLFLRIVWLAFGPGMAWWGWLFLLVGALSATVGILLASVQTDLKKLLAFSTIENIGILSMALGSAFLARFWQNEWAMNLALIAFFWHSLQHMLFKTLLFMSAGNIIQATHTRNLEQLGGLLKRMPKTGFGALIGVIGITALPPLGGFWGELMIFQSLWLNTIHLANGWSKAVLPLFIGVLALVGGLSMATFVKWFGIAFLGQARSNVADKAREVQPVQYVAPFIIIILAVLTVLWPSATLALINFPLLVLKNGEVSGLGSVVENSIHMASVYLIIFTLLTLVVFTLSKRGKQRVTATWNCGSPLTLDMQYSATGLTKPIRILFAKAMGSHRQVERDFAGTRYSLRSLSYEGEIKATFEDYFYRPLIRGLLWLAAQIRKLQEGSIHLYLGYLLLTVIVVLFLGR
- a CDS encoding respiratory chain complex I subunit 1 family protein, whose protein sequence is MDGSLVFSTRLVMGLGHILLILIAAPLLQGFIKKSKAFWQMRQGPSILQPYRDLRKLMKKEELISEHASGIFFLTPRIVLACMLMAGLVIPNVWGWAPLSGWGDLFVFGASLGLARLFLTLSGLEGAGTFGGMGSSRELFVGLLTEPPLLLGLIVLAFISNTTSLQGITSGLESVPLIFVPRLLAVIALVIVCIAEMGRIPVDNPDTHLELTMIHEGMLLEYTGSSLALLNFAEQIKQLLLISLLTQIVLPSGLIWGSEGFLGILSALGFAGVKIAVFGFFFATVESVFVKKRLFLLPNYLATSTAFAILALVSLWFI
- a CDS encoding hydrogenase; this encodes MQSDFVNELNLLLIVLLTSGLSIVYSAKVKTALNLWTLQTLAVSILILAQGIYYHELDVIIVGTLLLIGKVGVIPVLLGRVLKKSKTEWVGEIYLKRTSSLVVAGALTLIAYEVTEPLIVLQPSFRNGLAVGLALIFYGLLLMMIRKVAIVQVLGILLVDNGIFLAGFFLTQGMPLLIELGSMFDILVGILVIAILTKQMLENYDSLNVDHMRSLKG
- a CDS encoding proton-conducting transporter membrane subunit, with amino-acid sequence MFIGVGIIAAVGMLMSSKGIYLKLWNCTALVLLAVTGGWTIRQTLSQGTYGDRSGLLYWDALSALLLSVIIIIAVYVILFSLGYMEKEVLEKKLLRKSLKWYYFWIWIFIATMLIVVSTPNLGIIWVGIEMTTIATTLIVGFYRNKQAVEAAWKYVVLCTVGISFALLGTMLLFAAAAPLLNLSLSALDWRLLPQVANQLDQNFLRLGVIFAVVGYGAKVGLVPMHAWLPDAHSQAPSPVSALLSAVLLNCALYAILRWYTLARLTSLGSDFMGTILMSFGLLSLAVMVGFILLQKDIKRLLAYSSVEHMGILALGFGLGTREAVWGASLHLFLHGLTKANLFVIIGNLVQKTGTRQIPRIRGILKVYPYTGIIMVLGLLAITGTPPFGTFRSELSILSGLYKTGHPILGFLAILCLTIVFAGFLFHFLQMLFGKPRGHYHPGESISTLALAIPLLVVLFLGLFIPHSLNETLNQVVKVILGGV
- a CDS encoding NADH-quinone oxidoreductase subunit C; this encodes MQGLREYLQSYPDIEILKWEKQEGIVSLPPHDFSDLLTYCLAVKPRPIWLTHVVNDERQLGNGFSIYLVLHFPGKDFSLTFVAKGITVEFPSLTSILPALNWSEREAQDLFGLLADGHPDPRPLVLHPGWPKGFYPLRKDFQAEQESKGFKSAPLVFPEGHGDGLFEIPVGPIHAGIIEPGHFRFYTLGEAVLHLEAQLFFTHKGIEKLLEGKSIAEGLGIIERVCGVCTVSHSLAYCQAVEKLAQLEAPYSVLIWRTILAELERVYNHIGDIGNMCAGVGFALGNANGLQCKERLQRLNLEFFGHRFLRGTVVPGGVKSIPTLKESQRILKQLIGLASDFEEWIPLLLKHDGFRQRAITTGILKSESAMDLGVTGPAARASGLRYDWRELHAHLVYPELKVKAMVENEGDVWSRLMVRVEETRESFRFLRELLQKGWMESEVLDVNPKALEENMMIPWQPAWGCVESPRGTDVVWLMLDDNNKIYRCRIRSASYANWPAVPLTVPGNIVPDFPLINKSFELCYSCCDR
- a CDS encoding NADH-quinone oxidoreductase subunit B family protein, producing MWSLLLRKLKIGRLTEKGGLVITAPKPSNLPKEFRQSLQIRHLDCGSCNGCDWEITALINSVYDLQHYGIDFVASPRHADLLMCTGPGSTQLLKAAHETYEAMAKPKWVMAVGDCAIDGGVFKDGYASEKGIGGVLSVDFKVPGCPPSPKDIISALLEFMGKRI
- a CDS encoding sigma-54-dependent Fis family transcriptional regulator, with the protein product MDNHWKRFINGESVESEVTPSIYRSWQRSLEYRVDHTLISNQDILSLPRLSERREAKEALIRAGETVLPYIFDLLGSTNYTILLGDNDGYIIEAIGDAPFMTKAQRVNLSPGASWSEEIRGTNAIGTALRDNAPTSVSGWEHFVRDNHFLACWAAPIQNAQGKPIGVLDISGEANHDQEKILNIAMMGASMIKKNLQVFELENQLKFYQEGAKLASSLLHQGFLAIDNNGIITNINSFGAALLGRRQTDIIGRPAADIFSSPKGWMLSGHSLDLHLKDRTGKEISSHLKRVVNDAGEPLGAVGTLQSNHRAPANTLWVGRSRASQRILEQASRVAATHSSVLIHGESGTGKEIIAKSIHQLSPRREGPFVALNCASLSPTLIESELFGYVEGAFTGARRGGKPGKFELADKGTIFLDEIGDMPLNVQVALLRVLQEKEVSRIGDIKAKKINVRVITATHKNLNALVEKELFRLDLYYRLKVVTLELPPLRERSEDIRELVPHFIRKACESFNGQPLGIDEDVYSYLLAHSWPGNVRELENCIESMVALADSSILTVENLPDELIQKDSKSECTTETLLYQQTKQTILYALTQTRGKIAPAAKILGIGRNTLYRKIKELDIQV
- a CDS encoding molybdopterin-binding protein; protein product: MEKIKVKDSVGTILIHDMTQIIPGVSKGPRFRKGHIVRDEDISVLLSMGKEHIYVWDQTPGLIHENEAAERLAQAVAGSGLVLDEPKEGKVNLTAAHDGLLYSSVDGILALNTLEQVILSTLHNHYPVKKGDIVGGTRVVPLMIDEAVIKEAEGIAKTFKEPILEVRPLKHAKVGIVTTGSEVYHGRIQDKFGPVLRAKVENWGSEVIAHTLANDDVSLIQSSIREQLNQGAEMVLVSGGMSVDPDDVTPTAIKEMGAELITYGAPVLPGAMFLLAYIGKIPIMGLPGCVMYSKTTAFDLIAPRLMTGERLTRLDIVKLGSGGLCLNCPVCIYPRCSFGK